The following coding sequences are from one Oceanimonas doudoroffii window:
- a CDS encoding amidohydrolase family protein gives MTQLNYRQFEQPCLLAPDWLMLADGPVRDHAVLLDGERFGDVGPLETLRAAHPEVAVVALPGKLVMPGFVDSHHHLTQAFGKALVFGEPSEIFRRVWVPMESGLTPDILYLTAKLASLEALRGGFTTVCDAGTRASEGLDAIARATTEVGLRCVLGRVCNDKRGDQVLEAGPILAQAERHIADWQSNPLVTPSLAVPIPEIATDAMLHRVSSLCAEAGIVFQTHVNEHLVAVERSLEQRGLRPLEQLYRAGALGPQALLAHATLLTPDELMMLRDTDSAVSYNPVASAWKGNAVAQAQLMHSLGIRVALGTDGTRSDGFRLLDYAEAAQRFAFGMAVGDSSCGGGWPWLDQGTRGGASVLGLNTGEIAPGKAADFLLVDLEVPELLPSWDLSWELVRLANRDQIQGVFVAGRLRLWQGWPLDWDARALMAEVNELAKAVVSGAPIQKIHPYTDAHRRDWLAERGGERHA, from the coding sequence ATGACGCAACTCAATTATCGTCAGTTCGAGCAACCCTGCCTGCTGGCGCCCGACTGGCTGATGCTGGCCGACGGGCCGGTACGGGATCACGCCGTGCTGCTCGACGGCGAACGATTCGGGGATGTGGGCCCGCTCGAGACACTGCGCGCCGCTCATCCCGAGGTGGCGGTGGTGGCCCTACCGGGCAAACTGGTCATGCCCGGCTTCGTCGACAGCCATCACCACCTGACCCAGGCCTTCGGCAAGGCGCTGGTGTTTGGCGAGCCGTCGGAAATCTTCCGTCGGGTATGGGTTCCTATGGAATCCGGCCTCACCCCGGACATACTGTACCTGACCGCCAAACTGGCCTCGCTGGAGGCCCTGCGCGGCGGTTTCACCACCGTCTGTGATGCCGGCACCCGGGCCAGCGAGGGGCTGGACGCCATCGCCCGCGCCACCACGGAAGTGGGGCTGCGCTGCGTGCTGGGCCGGGTGTGCAACGACAAGCGTGGCGACCAGGTGCTGGAAGCCGGGCCCATTCTGGCCCAGGCCGAGCGGCATATCGCCGACTGGCAGTCCAATCCCCTGGTGACGCCGTCGCTGGCGGTACCGATTCCGGAGATCGCCACCGACGCCATGCTGCACCGGGTGTCGTCCCTGTGCGCCGAGGCGGGCATCGTCTTCCAGACCCATGTCAACGAGCACCTGGTGGCGGTGGAACGTTCCCTGGAGCAGCGGGGCCTGCGACCGCTGGAGCAGCTGTACAGGGCCGGAGCCCTGGGGCCCCAGGCGTTGCTGGCCCACGCCACCCTGCTGACCCCGGACGAGCTGATGATGCTGCGGGACACCGACAGCGCCGTCAGCTACAACCCGGTGGCCAGCGCCTGGAAGGGCAACGCCGTGGCCCAGGCCCAGCTGATGCACAGCCTGGGCATCCGCGTGGCTCTGGGTACCGACGGCACCCGCAGCGACGGTTTCCGCCTGCTGGATTACGCCGAGGCGGCCCAGCGTTTCGCTTTCGGCATGGCGGTGGGCGATTCGTCCTGCGGTGGCGGCTGGCCCTGGCTGGATCAGGGCACCCGCGGCGGCGCCAGCGTGCTGGGACTGAACACCGGTGAAATCGCCCCTGGCAAGGCGGCGGACTTTTTGCTGGTCGACCTGGAAGTGCCCGAACTGCTGCCGTCCTGGGATCTGAGCTGGGAGCTGGTGCGGCTGGCGAACCGGGATCAGATCCAGGGGGTGTTCGTCGCCGGCCGGCTGCGGCTGTGGCAGGGCTGGCCCCTGGACTGGGACGCCCGGGCCCTGATGGCCGAGGTCAACGAGCTGGCCAAGGCGGTGGTGTCCGGTGCGCCGATCCAGAAGATCCATCCCTACACCGACGCCCACCGCCGCGACTGGCTGGCCGAGCGGGGCGGGGAGCGTCACGCGTGA
- a CDS encoding uracil-xanthine permease family protein — protein sequence MSQAHKDVIEPVDEKLPLRTLLAFGLQHVLVMAASPIASVFLMATALDFSPDLTINLLSATFIICGLGTLLQSIGWRGFGARLPFIMLPGGAPIVLFILIAQQTDVATATGAVILTALFYFLVLPVFRRFLRLFPSVVVGTMLLLVAINLVKISGFLIVGKTGSENYADPLNLMLAFATIGFTVLFARVLKGMMNQLAILLGLLGGTLMAVLFGAFHFEHLSLFPLFSLPTLLPFGMPKFDLVASLPLMIFCIISMVEATGQTLAIGEVVDKKLDPQVDVARTIRGDAAVSLLGGLFGTSLIITSGENIGVVRATGIRSRYVTLMSGLLLTLFALLAPLARVIHAVPEAVIGGTGMVVFAIVGTMGIDMLRRVDLRQHGNMYVVSVALTVGLFPILVPGVYSQFPSGLASLLGNGVAMGAITAALMNALFQYKSKQAAPAAEGEEAPRLQGH from the coding sequence ATGTCTCAAGCTCACAAGGATGTCATCGAACCCGTTGACGAAAAGCTGCCCCTGAGAACCTTGCTGGCGTTCGGGTTGCAGCATGTATTGGTGATGGCGGCGTCGCCCATCGCCTCGGTTTTTCTGATGGCCACGGCGCTGGATTTCTCGCCGGATCTGACCATCAATCTGCTCAGCGCCACCTTCATCATCTGCGGCCTGGGCACCCTGCTACAGTCCATCGGCTGGCGCGGCTTCGGCGCCCGGCTGCCGTTCATCATGCTGCCCGGCGGCGCGCCCATAGTGCTGTTCATTCTGATCGCCCAACAGACCGATGTGGCCACCGCCACCGGGGCGGTGATACTGACGGCCCTGTTCTATTTCCTGGTGTTGCCGGTGTTCCGCCGCTTCCTCAGGCTGTTCCCCTCTGTGGTGGTGGGCACCATGCTGCTGCTGGTGGCCATCAACCTGGTCAAGATCTCGGGCTTCCTGATCGTTGGCAAGACGGGCTCCGAGAACTACGCGGATCCATTGAATCTGATGCTGGCCTTCGCCACTATCGGCTTCACCGTGCTCTTCGCCCGGGTGCTCAAGGGCATGATGAACCAGTTGGCGATCCTGCTGGGCCTGCTGGGCGGTACCCTGATGGCGGTGTTGTTTGGCGCCTTCCATTTTGAGCATCTGTCGTTGTTCCCCCTGTTCAGCCTGCCGACCCTGCTGCCCTTTGGCATGCCCAAGTTTGACCTGGTGGCCTCCCTGCCCCTGATGATCTTCTGCATCATCTCCATGGTGGAAGCCACCGGCCAGACCCTGGCCATCGGCGAAGTGGTCGACAAGAAACTGGATCCTCAGGTGGACGTGGCCAGAACCATTCGCGGCGACGCCGCCGTGTCCCTGCTCGGCGGTTTGTTCGGCACCTCACTCATCATCACCAGCGGCGAAAACATCGGCGTGGTGCGCGCCACCGGTATTCGTTCCCGCTATGTCACCCTGATGTCCGGCCTGTTGCTGACCCTGTTCGCCCTGTTGGCGCCGCTGGCACGGGTGATCCACGCCGTGCCCGAAGCCGTGATCGGCGGCACCGGCATGGTGGTGTTCGCCATCGTCGGCACCATGGGTATCGACATGCTGCGCCGGGTCGACCTGCGCCAGCACGGCAACATGTATGTGGTGTCGGTGGCCCTGACTGTGGGCCTGTTCCCCATTCTGGTGCCCGGCGTGTACAGCCAGTTCCCGTCCGGCCTGGCCTCCCTGCTGGGCAACGGCGTGGCCATGGGTGCCATTACCGCCGCCCTGATGAATGCCCTGTTCCAGTACAAGAGCAAGCAGGCGGCGCCGGCCGCCGAGGGTGAAGAAGCGCCTCGCCTGCAAGGCCACTGA
- a CDS encoding LacI family DNA-binding transcriptional regulator, with amino-acid sequence MSSVKPGAQRRLTIADVAAAAGVSRTTVSHALNDRGQVDPQTRARVKQIANELGYSPNLRAQRLRTGRTNSIALLSSMPFAVAGGPSRLGFMMEIAATAAEAALKQGLALVLVPPLAEARNLLGELDVDGAIIIEPVAEDPQVTQLQRRGIQVVSIGRQPDTEPTVPYVDMQAERTGRMLLEHLRERGARHIALLIGQQRRHSYVDVEQAYLDFIWRHQLPCSIIRAEEMGGEDAGAEACRRLLAEQPGVDAICAPVDAFAVGVVRALQEAGRRVPEDVRVVTRYDGLRAQKCEPPLTAVNLHLAEVADQAISLLLAQIGGKATADIVKCPPPELIVRRSSAD; translated from the coding sequence ATGAGTTCCGTCAAACCCGGTGCCCAGCGCCGCCTGACCATCGCCGATGTCGCCGCCGCCGCCGGCGTGTCCCGCACCACCGTCTCCCACGCCCTCAACGACAGAGGCCAGGTGGATCCCCAGACCCGAGCACGGGTCAAGCAGATCGCTAACGAGCTGGGCTACAGTCCCAACCTGCGGGCCCAGCGGCTGCGCACCGGGCGCACCAATTCCATCGCCCTGCTCTCCTCCATGCCCTTTGCCGTGGCAGGGGGCCCCTCACGTCTGGGGTTCATGATGGAAATCGCCGCCACGGCGGCGGAGGCGGCGCTGAAACAGGGACTGGCGCTGGTGCTGGTGCCGCCGCTGGCGGAAGCCCGCAACCTGCTGGGCGAGCTGGACGTGGACGGCGCCATCATCATAGAGCCGGTGGCCGAGGATCCCCAGGTGACCCAGTTGCAGCGCCGGGGCATCCAGGTGGTGTCCATCGGCCGCCAGCCCGACACCGAGCCGACGGTGCCCTATGTGGACATGCAGGCCGAGCGTACCGGCCGCATGCTGCTCGAACACCTGCGGGAGCGGGGCGCGCGCCACATCGCCCTGCTGATCGGCCAGCAGCGCCGTCACTCCTATGTGGATGTGGAGCAGGCCTATCTGGATTTCATCTGGCGGCACCAACTGCCCTGCTCCATCATCCGGGCGGAAGAAATGGGCGGGGAAGACGCCGGCGCCGAAGCCTGCCGCCGGCTGCTAGCCGAGCAGCCGGGCGTGGACGCCATCTGTGCGCCGGTCGACGCCTTCGCGGTGGGGGTGGTACGGGCCCTGCAGGAAGCCGGACGGCGGGTGCCGGAAGACGTGCGGGTGGTCACCCGTTATGACGGTCTGCGGGCCCAGAAATGCGAGCCGCCGCTGACGGCGGTCAACCTGCACCTGGCCGAGGTGGCGGATCAGGCCATTTCCCTGCTGCTGGCGCAGATAGGCGGCAAGGCGACGGCGGACATAGTGAAATGCCCGCCGCCGGAGCTGATCGTCCGTCGCTCCTCGGCGGACTGA
- the hemN gene encoding oxygen-independent coproporphyrinogen III oxidase produces the protein MSAIEWDQALIEKYNYSGPRYTSYPTALEFTTDFGMSEFDAAAERYSQRPLSLYVHIPFCHKLCYYCGCNKVITRHQGKADIYLDYLEREIQAMAPRFAGRTVTQMHWGGGTPTFLTATQIQRLNGLLRRHFHFAGEGEFSIEIDPRRIELSLLDVLSSEGFNRISLGVQDFNQEVQRAVNREQDNGFIRALVARAAELGFSSTNLDLIYGLPLQTRESFLHTLEQVVGMKPARLSVFNYAHLPSRFAAQRKLKEVDMPAPAMKLAMLQDCIRYLTGRGYQFIGMDHFALPDDRLAVAQRHGELHRNFQGYTTQGECDLLGLGVSAISMIGDAYSQNHKELKQYYAQIDALGHGQSVGYALNEDDCLRRDLIKRLICNFELEFAPLEAQYGIAFNDYFAEDFALLQPFVDDGLVLRKADRLEVTLKGRLLIRNICMCFDLHLRRQAHRQQYSRVI, from the coding sequence ATGTCAGCGATTGAGTGGGATCAGGCGCTCATCGAAAAATACAATTACTCGGGGCCGCGGTATACCTCGTATCCCACCGCCCTCGAGTTCACCACCGACTTCGGCATGAGCGAGTTCGATGCTGCCGCCGAGCGTTACTCGCAGCGCCCGCTGTCGCTCTACGTGCACATTCCGTTCTGCCACAAGCTTTGCTATTACTGTGGCTGCAACAAGGTGATCACCCGTCATCAGGGCAAGGCCGATATCTACCTGGACTACCTGGAGCGGGAAATTCAAGCCATGGCGCCGCGCTTTGCCGGCCGCACCGTCACTCAGATGCACTGGGGCGGCGGCACGCCCACCTTTCTTACCGCTACTCAGATACAACGCCTGAACGGCCTGTTGCGCCGGCATTTTCACTTTGCCGGTGAGGGCGAGTTCAGCATAGAGATAGACCCCCGTCGTATTGAGCTGTCACTGCTCGACGTGCTCAGCTCGGAAGGTTTTAACCGCATCAGCCTGGGAGTGCAGGACTTCAACCAGGAGGTGCAAAGGGCCGTTAACCGGGAGCAGGATAACGGCTTTATTCGTGCCCTGGTGGCCAGGGCCGCCGAGCTGGGTTTTTCTTCTACCAATCTGGACCTGATCTACGGCCTGCCGCTGCAAACTCGGGAGAGCTTTCTGCATACCCTGGAGCAGGTGGTGGGGATGAAGCCGGCGCGGCTGTCGGTGTTTAACTATGCTCATCTGCCCAGTCGCTTCGCGGCCCAACGCAAGTTGAAAGAGGTCGACATGCCGGCCCCGGCCATGAAACTTGCCATGCTGCAGGACTGCATTCGCTACCTCACCGGCCGGGGCTACCAGTTTATCGGCATGGATCACTTTGCCCTGCCCGACGACCGCCTGGCGGTGGCTCAGCGCCACGGCGAGCTGCACCGTAACTTTCAGGGCTACACCACGCAGGGGGAATGTGACCTGCTGGGACTTGGGGTATCTGCCATCAGCATGATCGGCGATGCCTATTCCCAGAATCACAAGGAGCTGAAGCAGTATTACGCCCAGATCGACGCACTGGGCCATGGTCAAAGCGTGGGCTATGCCCTGAACGAAGATGATTGCCTGCGCCGGGATCTGATCAAGCGGCTTATCTGCAATTTTGAATTGGAGTTTGCGCCCCTTGAAGCGCAATACGGCATCGCGTTCAACGACTACTTCGCCGAGGACTTCGCGCTGCTGCAACCCTTTGTAGACGATGGCCTGGTGCTACGGAAGGCGGACCGCCTTGAGGTAACCCTCAAGGGGCGGCTGCTGATCCGCAACATCTGCATGTGCTTTGACCTGCACCTGCGCCGGCAGGCGCACCGGCAGCAATATTCCCGCGTGATCTGA
- a CDS encoding DUF2489 domain-containing protein translates to MISPWLIAALVGGVIIVGLAVYAGILLAKLRQQTQHRRQAIAKRNDRILDSVRTIAMAVRDDQCNLSEGAIRLTNLLNALQFDQPRDFAVEYPGLYDLYDKVREMPTHEARKQLKRNERMRLDLERAGHEGELEATIKIEVERLVSLELPGR, encoded by the coding sequence ATGATCTCCCCCTGGTTGATCGCCGCCCTGGTGGGCGGCGTCATCATAGTGGGTCTGGCCGTGTATGCGGGCATTCTGCTGGCGAAGCTGCGCCAGCAGACACAACACCGGCGCCAGGCCATAGCCAAACGCAACGATCGCATTCTCGACAGCGTGCGCACCATTGCCATGGCGGTGCGTGACGATCAGTGCAACCTGTCGGAAGGCGCCATTCGCCTGACCAACCTGCTTAATGCCCTGCAGTTTGATCAGCCCAGGGACTTCGCCGTCGAATACCCAGGCCTGTACGATCTGTACGACAAGGTCAGGGAGATGCCGACCCACGAGGCCCGCAAGCAGCTCAAACGCAACGAGCGTATGCGGCTGGATCTGGAGCGGGCCGGTCATGAAGGCGAACTGGAAGCCACCATTAAAATCGAGGTCGAGCGCCTGGTGAGTCTGGAACTGCCCGGTCGCTGA
- the yihI gene encoding Der GTPase-activating protein YihI has product MTRIKKARTPGRIGARKENRETAEQGRERKRKARRKGLTPGSRHNVGGDNQGGKASKAPKDPRLGSRKPVALVQEDATRDTVAAAKAVAPVKVRKLTPEQELDALENDDRLNTLLDRVEAGDKLSKDDKVWLDRTLARHQQLLEQLGLLDDEDEDDAEPGDDLWDRFMDAELDPAQYRDEEDKS; this is encoded by the coding sequence ATGACACGTATCAAGAAGGCCCGCACCCCGGGCCGTATCGGTGCCCGCAAGGAAAATCGGGAAACCGCCGAACAGGGCAGGGAACGCAAGCGCAAGGCCAGACGCAAGGGCCTGACCCCGGGTTCGCGCCACAATGTGGGTGGCGACAACCAGGGCGGCAAGGCATCAAAGGCGCCGAAAGACCCGCGCCTGGGCTCACGCAAGCCCGTGGCCCTGGTGCAGGAAGACGCCACTCGCGACACCGTGGCCGCCGCCAAGGCCGTGGCACCGGTCAAGGTCCGCAAGCTCACTCCGGAGCAGGAGCTGGACGCGCTTGAAAACGACGATCGCCTCAACACCCTGCTGGACAGGGTGGAAGCGGGCGACAAGCTGAGCAAAGACGACAAGGTCTGGCTTGACCGCACCCTGGCCCGTCATCAGCAACTGCTGGAGCAACTCGGCCTGCTCGACGACGAGGATGAAGACGACGCCGAGCCCGGCGACGACCTCTGGGATCGTTTTATGGATGCCGAGCTTGATCCTGCTCAATACCGCGACGAGGAAGACAAGTCATGA
- a CDS encoding class I SAM-dependent methyltransferase, which translates to MSLPLPAFCCPLCDSPDHALFHQDHRRYHKCARCRLIFVEPGQRLSHDAEKAEYDLHQNDTQDAGYRRFLSRLATPLMARLAPGSEGLDFGCGPGPALAAMLNEAGFAVTTYDPYYANHAQRLQRQYDFVTCTEAIEHFYSPGNEWRRLLAMLRPGGWLGLMTKLARDQAAFATWHYKQDPTHVCFFSRDTFAWLAQRDGLGIEFIGADVILLHKPESL; encoded by the coding sequence ATGTCCCTGCCTTTGCCTGCCTTTTGTTGTCCTCTCTGCGACTCGCCCGACCATGCCCTGTTTCATCAGGATCACCGCCGCTACCACAAGTGTGCGCGCTGCCGGTTGATTTTTGTGGAGCCGGGCCAGCGGCTGAGCCATGACGCGGAAAAGGCCGAGTACGATCTGCACCAGAACGACACTCAGGATGCGGGCTACCGGCGGTTTCTGAGCCGGTTGGCCACGCCGCTGATGGCGCGGCTGGCGCCGGGCAGTGAAGGGCTGGACTTTGGCTGCGGGCCCGGGCCGGCGCTGGCCGCCATGCTGAACGAGGCGGGCTTTGCCGTGACCACCTATGACCCTTACTATGCGAATCATGCCCAGCGGTTGCAGCGACAGTATGATTTTGTAACCTGTACCGAGGCGATAGAGCATTTTTATTCACCCGGGAATGAGTGGCGGCGCTTGCTGGCCATGCTCAGGCCCGGCGGCTGGCTGGGGCTGATGACCAAGCTGGCCCGGGATCAGGCGGCCTTTGCCACCTGGCATTACAAACAGGACCCGACCCATGTGTGCTTCTTCAGCCGCGATACCTTTGCGTGGCTGGCACAACGGGACGGGCTCGGCATCGAATTTATCGGTGCCGATGTCATTCTTCTGCACAAACCGGAGTCGTTATGA
- a CDS encoding c-type cytochrome: MKKIVFTLALMLGVAGTAQAQGDVEAGKAKSAACAACHGNDGNSPTDMYPKIAGQHASYIEKQLAEFKAAATGGTGRANAIMGGMALPLAEQDMADLAAYYASQAITPVPVSEDVIERGAALYQGGDIERGVTACIACHGPRGEGLESAKFPSLSGQHPAYIKAQLEMFRSGERENDPNRMMRDVAAKLTDDDIAVLSQYVAGLH, from the coding sequence ATGAAAAAAATTGTTTTCACGCTAGCCTTAATGCTCGGAGTGGCCGGTACCGCACAGGCCCAGGGCGATGTCGAAGCCGGTAAGGCCAAGTCCGCCGCCTGTGCTGCCTGTCACGGCAACGACGGCAACAGCCCGACCGACATGTATCCCAAGATTGCCGGTCAGCACGCTTCCTACATTGAAAAGCAGCTGGCCGAATTCAAGGCCGCCGCCACCGGCGGCACCGGCCGTGCCAACGCCATCATGGGCGGCATGGCCCTGCCGCTGGCCGAACAGGACATGGCTGACCTGGCCGCCTACTACGCCAGCCAGGCCATTACTCCGGTGCCGGTTTCCGAAGACGTTATCGAGCGCGGCGCGGCCCTGTATCAGGGTGGTGACATCGAGCGCGGCGTGACCGCCTGCATCGCCTGTCACGGCCCCCGGGGTGAAGGCCTTGAATCCGCCAAGTTCCCCAGCCTGTCCGGTCAGCACCCGGCCTACATCAAGGCCCAGCTGGAAATGTTCCGCAGCGGTGAGCGGGAGAACGATCCCAACCGCATGATGCGCGACGTTGCCGCCAAGCTGACCGACGACGATATTGCCGTGCTGTCCCAGTATGTGGCCGGCCTGCACTGA
- the yihA gene encoding ribosome biogenesis GTP-binding protein YihA/YsxC, which produces MNNNKINFNAAHFITSAPNIRQMPADTGVEIAFAGRSNAGKSSALNTITQQKSLARTSKTPGRTQLINVFELSEGKRLIDLPGYGYAKVPEEMKLKWQEALSEYLQQRDSLKGLVVLMDIRHPLKDIDQQLLQWASDCELPVLALLTKCDKLKSGARKAEVLRVREAVAIFGGSIRVEAFSSLKGLGVDQAKEVLTEWLLQDDTLNAGDEPA; this is translated from the coding sequence TTGAACAACAACAAGATAAACTTCAACGCCGCCCACTTTATTACCAGCGCGCCCAACATACGACAGATGCCCGCCGACACCGGCGTTGAGATCGCCTTTGCCGGCCGCTCCAATGCCGGAAAATCCTCGGCTCTGAACACGATTACCCAGCAGAAATCCCTGGCCCGCACCAGTAAGACCCCGGGCCGCACTCAGCTGATCAACGTGTTCGAACTGAGTGAGGGCAAGCGCCTGATCGACCTGCCCGGCTACGGCTACGCCAAAGTACCGGAAGAAATGAAGCTGAAGTGGCAAGAGGCGCTGTCGGAATACCTGCAACAACGCGACAGCCTCAAGGGGCTGGTGGTGCTGATGGACATTCGCCATCCGCTGAAAGACATCGATCAGCAACTGCTGCAATGGGCCAGCGACTGCGAACTGCCGGTGCTGGCATTGCTGACCAAATGCGACAAGCTCAAGTCCGGCGCCCGCAAGGCCGAGGTACTCAGGGTGCGTGAAGCCGTGGCCATCTTCGGTGGCAGCATTCGAGTCGAGGCATTCAGCTCGCTCAAGGGCCTGGGCGTGGATCAGGCCAAGGAAGTGCTGACCGAATGGCTGCTGCAGGACGACACCCTCAACGCCGGTGACGAGCCCGCCTGA
- the rsuA gene encoding 16S rRNA pseudouridine(516) synthase RsuA, with protein sequence MRLDRFLCEASGLTRSLAKKALSRGEVTVNDQVVKKGDIKIGDQRVCLAGRLLSLQPPRYIMLHKPQGYISATQDEVHPCVLQLLPPELAAGLQCAGRLDVDTTGLLLLTDDGQWSHRLRSPKRACHKTYRVGLAEPLADGTADRFAEGVMLHGEPKATLPATLEVITPTQVLLTIQEGKYHQVKRMFAAVGNRVTALHRLQIGDIVLDAALAEGEWRHLTPKEVASIG encoded by the coding sequence ATGCGCCTGGATCGCTTCTTGTGTGAGGCCTCCGGGCTGACCCGCTCCCTGGCCAAAAAGGCCCTGTCCCGGGGCGAGGTCACCGTCAATGACCAGGTGGTCAAAAAAGGCGATATCAAGATCGGTGACCAGCGCGTGTGTCTGGCGGGACGCCTACTGAGTCTGCAGCCGCCGCGCTATATAATGCTGCACAAGCCCCAGGGCTATATCAGCGCCACTCAGGACGAGGTGCACCCCTGCGTGCTGCAGCTGTTGCCCCCGGAACTGGCCGCCGGCCTGCAATGCGCCGGCCGGCTCGATGTGGACACCACCGGCCTGCTGCTGCTCACCGACGACGGCCAGTGGTCGCATCGGCTGCGCTCACCCAAACGGGCCTGTCACAAGACCTACCGGGTGGGTCTGGCCGAACCGCTGGCGGATGGCACCGCAGACCGCTTTGCCGAGGGTGTGATGCTCCACGGCGAGCCCAAGGCCACCCTGCCCGCCACCCTGGAAGTGATCACCCCGACTCAGGTGCTGCTCACCATTCAGGAAGGCAAATACCATCAGGTGAAACGCATGTTTGCCGCCGTTGGCAACCGGGTAACCGCCCTGCACCGGCTGCAAATCGGTGATATCGTGCTGGATGCTGCGTTGGCCGAAGGGGAATGGCGCCACCTTACCCCCAAGGAAGTTGCCTCGATTGGGTAA